In a genomic window of Nitrospira sp. ND1:
- a CDS encoding glutamate mutase L, whose product MTAQPHSPAAPAVTHPLNVIVATDCGSTTTKAILIEKVGEEYRQTYRGEAPTTVEAPFEDVTRGVLNAIAEIEELSGRTILDGDRIITPNQAAQGDPKRGVDIYVSTSSAGGGLQMMVTGVVQNMTGESAQRAALGAGAIVIDVLASNDGRLPYEKIERIRTMRPDMILMSGGTDGGAVTHVVEMAEYIAAADPRPRFGSTYRLPLVYAGNTDARPQIKTILGEKTALDFADNIRPVLERENLAPARNKIHDLFLEHVMQQAPGYKKLIEMAGAPIMPTPAAVGVIMETIAKREGINLIGVDIGGATTDVFSVFNGLFNRTVSANLGMSYSISNVLAEAGLDNIMRWVPFTIDEQTLRNRIKNKMVRPTTIPQSLDELQIEHAIAREALRLALIHHKSLATGLKGIQQERTISDVFEQRTSGKTLIDLLKLDLIVGSGGILSHAPRRIQSMLMMVDAYEPLGVTTLSVDSIFMMPHLGVLSTVNEQAATDVFVRDCMVYLGTCIAPIGQGKDGERCADYEIALPDGRIEKGQLAFGDLKLFALTREQQATVTMQPAKQIDLGNGPGQSFTKTVKGGVVGLMLDGRGRPLQLPGEQAARVAMLTRWYRAVGLYPVGS is encoded by the coding sequence ATGACGGCACAGCCTCACTCGCCGGCGGCACCAGCAGTGACTCATCCCTTGAATGTCATCGTCGCAACCGATTGCGGCAGCACCACCACCAAAGCCATTTTGATCGAAAAGGTCGGGGAGGAGTATCGCCAGACCTACCGTGGTGAAGCGCCGACGACTGTCGAAGCCCCGTTCGAAGACGTGACCCGCGGCGTGTTAAACGCCATCGCGGAAATCGAAGAACTCTCCGGGCGCACGATTCTGGACGGCGACCGCATCATCACACCCAACCAGGCGGCGCAGGGCGATCCCAAGCGAGGCGTGGACATTTACGTGTCCACCAGCAGCGCCGGCGGCGGACTGCAGATGATGGTCACCGGCGTGGTGCAGAACATGACCGGCGAGAGCGCGCAACGCGCCGCCCTGGGCGCCGGCGCCATCGTCATCGACGTCTTGGCCTCGAACGACGGACGGCTGCCCTACGAAAAGATCGAGCGGATTCGAACCATGCGCCCGGACATGATCCTGATGTCCGGCGGCACCGACGGCGGCGCCGTGACCCATGTGGTGGAAATGGCGGAGTATATCGCCGCCGCCGATCCGCGTCCGCGCTTCGGCAGCACCTACCGGCTGCCGCTCGTGTACGCAGGCAACACAGACGCCCGGCCGCAAATCAAAACCATTTTAGGCGAAAAGACCGCCTTGGATTTTGCCGACAATATCCGTCCGGTCCTTGAGCGCGAAAACCTTGCGCCGGCCCGCAACAAAATCCACGACCTGTTTCTCGAACATGTCATGCAGCAGGCTCCCGGCTACAAGAAACTCATCGAGATGGCGGGCGCGCCCATCATGCCGACCCCGGCGGCGGTCGGCGTCATCATGGAGACCATCGCCAAACGTGAAGGCATCAACCTGATCGGCGTCGATATCGGCGGCGCCACCACCGACGTCTTCTCGGTGTTCAACGGACTCTTCAACCGCACGGTCAGCGCCAACCTCGGCATGTCCTACAGCATTTCGAATGTGCTGGCGGAGGCGGGGCTCGACAACATCATGCGCTGGGTGCCGTTTACCATCGACGAACAGACCCTGCGCAACCGCATCAAGAACAAGATGGTGCGGCCCACGACGATTCCGCAATCGCTCGACGAACTGCAGATCGAACATGCCATCGCGCGCGAGGCCCTGCGGCTGGCGCTGATCCACCACAAATCGCTTGCGACGGGACTCAAAGGCATCCAGCAGGAGCGCACCATTTCCGATGTGTTCGAGCAACGGACTTCCGGCAAGACCCTGATCGATCTGTTGAAACTGGACTTGATCGTCGGCAGCGGCGGCATCCTGTCCCATGCGCCGCGCCGTATTCAGTCCATGCTGATGATGGTCGATGCCTACGAACCGCTCGGTGTCACGACGCTGTCGGTCGACAGCATCTTCATGATGCCGCATCTCGGCGTCCTCTCCACCGTGAACGAGCAGGCCGCCACCGATGTCTTTGTCCGTGATTGCATGGTCTATCTCGGCACCTGCATCGCCCCGATCGGACAGGGGAAAGACGGGGAGCGCTGCGCCGACTATGAAATCGCGCTACCTGATGGACGAATCGAGAAGGGTCAGCTGGCGTTCGGAGATCTCAAACTCTTCGCCTTGACGCGGGAGCAGCAGGCCACGGTGACGATGCAACCGGCCAAACAGATCGATCTCGGGAACGGACCGGGACAGTCGTTCACAAAAACGGTGAAGGGCGGCGTGGTCGGGCTCATGCTCGATGGACGCGGTCGTCCGTTGCAGTTGCCGGGCGAGCAGGCAGCCCGCGTCGCCATGCTGACCAGATGGTACCGGGCAGTAGGGCTATACCCGGTGGGGAGCTGA
- a CDS encoding DUF6754 domain-containing protein, with amino-acid sequence MSRIQPRLRILSLAIAMLACLPSLLLAQTLPQQLRVIDTPSDGGGSLTVLWAPSASDSAAWKYQILLHEGSVPSDPSAWKVVAEFPANTRYVREGKTAWWTRSGEPGDHIFLLKNGKGIELKANQSYAVTVAAANGQERVIALPIVASPEPNWMNWNQLNNLVLALMFGGVVFYAINLAKRKEIFLRRIPGLDAVDEAIGRATELGKPILYMTGAHDMNDPSTIAAAVILGRVAKKAAAYETELLVPHREPITMAVCQEITKQAYMEAGKPDLFKDDANFFITSDQFSYTAAVDGIMLRRKPAANFFMGSYFAESLLLTETGASTGAIQIAGTDSDHQLPFFVTTCDYTLIGEELYAASAYLSKEPIQIGTLRGQDLGKAFVLGVIGVGTLLATLAVITGNNWAQPLLDLFKDLK; translated from the coding sequence ATGAGCCGCATACAGCCTCGCCTTCGCATTCTGTCCCTCGCCATCGCGATGCTCGCGTGCCTGCCGTCGCTCCTCTTGGCACAGACCCTCCCGCAGCAGCTTCGGGTCATCGACACACCCAGCGATGGGGGAGGCAGCCTCACGGTCCTCTGGGCTCCCTCGGCAAGCGACAGCGCCGCGTGGAAGTATCAAATCCTGTTGCATGAAGGTAGCGTGCCTTCAGACCCGTCCGCATGGAAAGTCGTCGCGGAATTTCCGGCCAACACCCGGTATGTTCGCGAGGGTAAGACCGCCTGGTGGACGAGATCAGGCGAACCTGGCGACCATATCTTCCTGCTCAAGAACGGGAAAGGCATCGAGCTCAAAGCGAACCAGTCCTATGCCGTCACGGTGGCCGCCGCGAATGGACAAGAACGGGTGATCGCACTGCCGATCGTCGCCTCGCCTGAACCGAACTGGATGAACTGGAACCAACTGAACAACCTGGTGCTGGCCTTGATGTTCGGCGGGGTCGTGTTTTACGCCATCAACCTGGCCAAGCGGAAAGAGATCTTCTTGCGGCGTATTCCCGGGCTGGATGCCGTCGATGAAGCCATCGGGCGCGCCACGGAATTGGGCAAGCCGATCCTCTACATGACCGGGGCGCACGATATGAACGACCCTTCGACCATTGCCGCCGCCGTCATCCTGGGGCGCGTGGCCAAGAAAGCCGCCGCGTATGAGACCGAGTTGCTGGTCCCGCACCGCGAGCCGATCACCATGGCCGTCTGCCAGGAAATTACCAAACAAGCGTATATGGAAGCCGGAAAACCGGACCTCTTCAAGGACGACGCGAACTTTTTCATTACGAGCGATCAGTTCAGTTACACGGCGGCGGTGGACGGCATCATGCTGCGCCGAAAACCGGCGGCCAACTTTTTCATGGGCTCATACTTTGCAGAATCGCTGCTCCTCACGGAAACCGGCGCCAGCACCGGAGCCATTCAAATCGCCGGGACCGATTCGGATCACCAGCTGCCGTTCTTCGTCACGACCTGCGACTACACCCTGATCGGCGAAGAACTTTACGCCGCCAGCGCCTACCTGTCGAAAGAGCCGATCCAGATCGGCACCCTGCGCGGCCAGGACCTTGGCAAGGCGTTCGTATTGGGCGTGATCGGAGTCGGAACGTTGTTGGCCACGCTCGCCGTCATCACCGGCAACAACTGGGCGCAGCCGCTGCTCGACCTCTTCAAGGATCTCAAATGA
- the amrB gene encoding AmmeMemoRadiSam system protein B has protein sequence MPLIMESTPTIAAKDPAQYPLLRNLQFSPIKEGEEQYIVLWDPTGLSKERLVLPLNYFFIVQHLDGEHSVQDIGAIYLKRFGEFLMPNKVEQLLADLDTKLFLEGTRTEQAKQQALTAYRQAPARLPQFSGRSYEADAAKLRAQINGFFTSKEGPEVKASEHAGKLIKGLVAPTYELKHAGPIYAWAYKELQEAQQPDLYVLIGTAYSGLEQPVAMTDKDFETPLGLVKVERAVTDRLREQIPSAFTDELAHHNEHALEFQLPFLQESLGKDRPFTIVPILTSFSADSLRDPQIREQVETFLQALKDALVATGKTYCVVVGAELAHIGMRYGDSAPPTDFSFHRCMQIDLEMLKHVENRDPEEFAKFIQKENDQRRISGFSPIYSLLRLIQAETGQVLRYDRGITDQYNSTVTYASMAFF, from the coding sequence ATGCCGCTCATTATGGAATCAACGCCGACCATCGCCGCCAAAGATCCCGCACAATACCCGCTGTTGCGTAACCTACAATTCTCGCCCATCAAGGAAGGGGAGGAGCAGTACATCGTCCTCTGGGACCCGACCGGGTTGAGCAAGGAACGACTGGTCCTGCCGTTGAATTATTTCTTCATCGTCCAGCATCTCGACGGGGAGCACAGCGTCCAGGACATCGGCGCGATCTACCTGAAGCGGTTCGGCGAGTTCCTGATGCCGAATAAGGTCGAGCAGCTACTGGCCGATCTGGATACGAAGTTATTCCTGGAAGGGACGCGCACCGAACAGGCCAAGCAACAGGCGTTGACCGCCTATCGCCAAGCGCCCGCCCGATTGCCGCAGTTTTCAGGCCGCAGTTACGAAGCCGACGCCGCCAAACTGCGCGCCCAGATCAACGGCTTCTTCACCTCCAAGGAAGGACCGGAGGTCAAGGCATCCGAACATGCAGGCAAGCTCATCAAGGGGCTCGTCGCACCGACCTACGAACTGAAGCACGCCGGACCGATCTATGCCTGGGCCTATAAGGAATTGCAGGAAGCCCAGCAACCGGACCTGTACGTGCTCATCGGCACCGCCTACTCGGGGCTCGAACAACCAGTGGCGATGACGGACAAGGATTTCGAGACACCATTGGGGCTCGTGAAGGTCGAACGCGCGGTCACCGATCGCCTACGCGAGCAGATTCCTTCAGCCTTTACCGACGAATTGGCACATCACAATGAACATGCATTGGAATTTCAGCTGCCGTTCCTGCAAGAGAGTCTCGGCAAGGACCGGCCGTTTACGATTGTTCCGATCCTCACGTCGTTTTCGGCGGACAGCCTGCGCGATCCGCAAATACGGGAGCAGGTCGAGACGTTTCTTCAGGCCTTGAAGGACGCCCTCGTGGCCACCGGCAAGACTTACTGTGTGGTCGTGGGCGCGGAACTGGCCCACATCGGCATGCGATACGGCGACTCGGCGCCGCCGACGGATTTCTCCTTCCACCGCTGCATGCAGATCGATCTCGAGATGCTCAAGCATGTCGAGAACCGTGACCCGGAAGAGTTCGCGAAGTTCATCCAGAAAGAAAACGATCAACGCCGCATCTCCGGCTTCTCGCCGATCTACTCGCTGCTGCGTTTGATTCAAGCGGAGACGGGGCAGGTGTTACGGTACGATCGTGGCATCACGGATCAGTATAATTCGACGGTGACGTATGCCAGCATGGCCTTCTTCTAG
- a CDS encoding peptidylprolyl isomerase, with amino-acid sequence MIMQFQKKDPRATIITKFGEIRIKFYPDDAPRHVENFINLAKMGFYDDTTFHRVVPGFIIQGGDPLSKTPDRMLHGTGGPGYFLNPEPNDRPHKRGAISMAKMPRDGNSTRDFNDNGSQFFISLQDNGGLDRRYSIFGEIIRGIEIIDMIAKLPCDERDNPLEAIRMKVTVKE; translated from the coding sequence ATGATTATGCAATTTCAGAAAAAAGATCCTCGTGCCACGATCATTACGAAGTTCGGGGAGATCAGGATTAAGTTCTACCCGGACGATGCGCCACGCCATGTCGAAAATTTCATCAACCTGGCCAAGATGGGCTTCTACGACGACACCACGTTTCATCGCGTGGTGCCGGGCTTCATCATCCAGGGCGGCGATCCGCTGAGCAAGACACCCGACCGGATGCTGCACGGCACCGGCGGACCAGGCTACTTCTTGAATCCCGAGCCGAACGACCGGCCGCACAAACGCGGGGCCATCTCCATGGCGAAAATGCCGCGCGACGGCAACAGCACCCGCGATTTCAACGACAACGGGTCGCAGTTCTTTATCTCGCTGCAGGATAACGGCGGATTGGATCGTCGCTATTCGATCTTCGGCGAAATCATCCGGGGCATCGAAATCATCGACATGATTGCGAAGCTGCCCTGCGACGAGCGCGACAACCCGCTCGAAGCGATTCGCATGAAAGTGACGGTGAAGGAGTAG
- a CDS encoding ComEC/Rec2 family competence protein, with the protein MPDTMVLNVDLADVWEERGRKKLIRTIAWGDEVTVLKVAATHLEVGITVFREKPDGSILPESITGYIEPTKSSGLKIATLTKPLADNQVLKVNFVDVQQGDGSVIESPDGKIILVDGGDNQMFARYLAGRFRGTTAENPQPIDCILVTHGDADHFAGLPEILKSETNKVKRKRLFMQPKRVYHNGIVKRPSKMNNKAVPDTKLLGPTKTINGQLYLTGLEDNLLDVADAEMNEPFREWKNTLATYNSRSEVAFRRLQFGDNQAFEFFNRGDLRIETLGPMTATVGGQPALKFLGEPPKGPRIGHDSLSDSDEGFTGHSASHTINGHSIVLRLSYGGFSFLFSGDLNDEASRTLAREHNRGNLNLRSEVFKVPHHGSADFSGAFIQAVSPIVSVVSSGDESARKEYIHPRATLMGALGKWSRVPEPLIFVTELVAFFEEEGPSRLQDEKKAKKRGPFYGFSRTAYGLVKTRTDGTRLFVYTDSGNVQMKEAYAYALDTSGVPQPSEVTRA; encoded by the coding sequence ATGCCTGACACAATGGTGCTGAATGTCGATCTGGCGGATGTGTGGGAGGAACGGGGACGGAAGAAGCTCATCCGGACCATTGCCTGGGGCGACGAAGTCACGGTCCTCAAAGTAGCCGCGACTCACCTGGAGGTCGGCATTACCGTCTTTCGCGAGAAACCGGACGGCAGCATCCTACCCGAATCCATCACCGGCTATATCGAACCGACAAAATCGTCCGGCCTCAAAATCGCCACTCTCACCAAACCCCTCGCAGACAATCAGGTCCTGAAGGTCAATTTCGTCGATGTCCAGCAGGGCGACGGCTCGGTGATCGAATCGCCGGACGGGAAGATCATCCTGGTCGATGGGGGAGACAACCAGATGTTCGCGCGGTACCTGGCCGGACGATTTCGAGGGACCACGGCAGAGAACCCACAACCCATCGACTGCATCCTCGTCACTCATGGAGATGCGGACCATTTCGCCGGCCTTCCCGAGATTCTCAAGTCGGAAACGAACAAGGTGAAGCGCAAACGCCTCTTCATGCAGCCGAAGCGGGTCTATCACAACGGCATCGTGAAGCGCCCGAGCAAGATGAACAACAAGGCCGTTCCTGACACCAAGCTGCTGGGCCCGACCAAAACGATCAACGGACAACTCTATCTCACGGGGCTGGAAGACAATCTGCTCGACGTGGCCGATGCGGAGATGAACGAGCCGTTTCGAGAATGGAAAAACACCTTGGCCACCTACAACAGCCGGAGTGAAGTAGCGTTCCGGCGTCTCCAGTTCGGAGACAACCAGGCCTTTGAGTTTTTCAATCGGGGCGATCTGCGCATCGAGACCTTGGGGCCGATGACCGCCACCGTGGGCGGACAACCGGCGCTGAAGTTTCTCGGGGAACCCCCGAAAGGACCGAGGATCGGGCATGACTCGCTGAGCGACAGCGACGAAGGCTTCACCGGCCACTCTGCCTCCCACACCATCAACGGCCATTCGATCGTGTTGCGTCTGAGTTACGGCGGGTTCAGCTTTCTGTTTTCAGGCGATCTCAACGATGAAGCCAGCCGGACTCTGGCGCGGGAACACAACCGGGGCAACCTCAACTTACGATCGGAAGTGTTCAAGGTGCCGCATCATGGGTCGGCCGATTTTTCCGGCGCCTTCATTCAAGCCGTCTCGCCGATCGTGAGCGTCGTGTCGAGTGGGGACGAGAGCGCGCGCAAAGAATACATCCATCCGCGAGCTACCCTCATGGGAGCGTTGGGCAAATGGTCGCGAGTGCCCGAACCGCTCATCTTTGTGACCGAGTTGGTCGCGTTCTTTGAGGAGGAAGGCCCGTCCCGTCTGCAGGACGAGAAGAAGGCCAAGAAACGGGGACCATTCTACGGATTCAGCCGCACCGCCTACGGCCTCGTGAAAACACGCACAGACGGCACACGCCTGTTCGTCTATACCGACAGCGGAAACGTCCAGATGAAGGAGGCCTACGCCTATGCCCTGGATACCTCCGGGGTACCGCAGCCCTCTGAGGTTACTCGCGCCTGA
- a CDS encoding class I SAM-dependent DNA methyltransferase, with protein sequence MAPKGKTAAKAETGANLGFEAKLWAAADALRNNMDAAEYKHVVLGLIFLKYISDAFEAKHAELDAQRKQGADPEDPDEYRAATIFWVPKEARWSHLKANAPQPTIGTLVDDAMSAIERDNASLKGVLPKDFARPGLDKVRLGQLINLVSDIALGSSSDRAKDTLGRVYEYFLSRFASAEGKSGGQFYTPSSVVRVLVEMLAPYKGRVYDPCCGSGGMFVSSEKFIEAHSGKLGDISIYGQESNYTTWRLAKMNLAIRGIDAQIAHGDTFHNDRHPDLKADYVLANPPFNDSDWRGELLKDDMRWVYGTPPAGNANYAWVQHFIHHLAPTGLAGFVLANGSMSSNQSGEGEIRKAIIEADLVDCMVALPGQLFYSTQIPVCLWFVARNKKNGRFRDRRGETLFIDARKMGTLVDRVHRELTESDLTKIAGTYHAWRGDKAAGKYDDIPGFCKATKLDDIRKHGHVLTPGRYVGAEAQVEDAEPFGEKMKRLTATLREQQAEAAKLDTAIAANLKELGYGS encoded by the coding sequence ATGGCGCCTAAAGGAAAGACGGCTGCGAAGGCGGAGACGGGTGCCAATCTCGGCTTTGAAGCGAAGCTGTGGGCCGCCGCCGATGCGCTGCGAAACAACATGGACGCGGCGGAGTACAAGCACGTGGTCCTCGGTTTGATCTTCCTCAAGTACATCTCCGACGCCTTTGAAGCCAAGCACGCCGAGCTTGATGCACAACGGAAGCAAGGCGCCGATCCGGAAGACCCGGACGAATATCGGGCGGCCACCATCTTCTGGGTGCCCAAGGAAGCCCGGTGGTCCCATCTCAAAGCGAATGCGCCACAACCAACCATCGGCACGCTGGTCGATGATGCCATGTCGGCCATCGAGCGAGACAATGCCTCCCTCAAAGGCGTGCTGCCAAAAGACTTTGCCCGGCCGGGGCTCGACAAGGTGCGGCTCGGCCAGCTCATTAATCTCGTGAGCGATATCGCCCTCGGCAGCAGCAGCGACCGTGCCAAGGATACGCTGGGCCGTGTCTATGAATACTTCCTCTCCCGGTTCGCCAGCGCGGAAGGCAAAAGCGGCGGGCAATTCTACACACCCTCCAGTGTGGTGCGTGTCTTAGTCGAGATGCTCGCCCCCTACAAGGGCCGGGTCTATGACCCATGCTGCGGCTCCGGCGGTATGTTCGTCAGCAGTGAGAAGTTCATCGAGGCCCACAGCGGCAAGCTGGGCGATATTTCCATCTACGGTCAGGAGTCGAATTACACGACCTGGCGGCTGGCCAAGATGAACCTCGCCATTCGCGGCATTGATGCGCAGATCGCCCACGGCGACACCTTCCACAACGATCGCCACCCCGACCTCAAGGCCGACTATGTGCTGGCCAACCCGCCCTTCAACGACAGCGACTGGCGCGGGGAGCTGTTGAAAGATGATATGCGCTGGGTTTATGGCACGCCGCCCGCGGGCAATGCCAACTATGCCTGGGTGCAGCACTTCATCCACCATCTGGCGCCCACCGGGCTTGCCGGATTCGTACTCGCCAATGGCTCCATGTCATCGAATCAATCGGGCGAGGGCGAGATTCGCAAGGCCATCATCGAGGCCGACCTCGTAGACTGTATGGTCGCGCTGCCGGGGCAGCTATTCTATTCGACGCAGATCCCGGTCTGCCTGTGGTTTGTCGCCCGCAACAAAAAGAACGGGAGGTTTAGAGACCGGCGGGGCGAAACGCTTTTCATCGATGCCCGCAAGATGGGCACGCTCGTAGATCGTGTGCATCGCGAACTCACCGAAAGCGACCTTACAAAAATCGCCGGCACCTACCACGCCTGGCGGGGCGATAAAGCCGCGGGCAAGTACGACGATATACCCGGCTTCTGCAAAGCGACCAAGCTTGACGACATCCGGAAACATGGCCACGTGCTCACGCCGGGCCGTTACGTCGGTGCTGAAGCGCAGGTGGAGGATGCCGAGCCATTCGGAGAAAAGATGAAGCGGCTTACTGCGACGCTGCGAGAGCAGCAGGCTGAGGCTGCGAAGCTGGATACCGCCATTGCCGCCAACCTGAAGGAGCTGGGGTATGGCTCCTAA